The Aestuariibaculum lutulentum genome segment AAGTATTCAAGTACCAAGTAAATTTTTCTACGAATGGCTTGAAGAACATTATGTTAAGATTTTAAAAGTGTCTTTAACTAAAGAGTTGGGAGAAAAAGCCAAGCTAGTTTACATTATTAAAATGGAAAACACCTATGGCAATAAGCAACCGTTTACTGAGAAGATTCCGAGTTCAAACAGAAGTGCTGTAAAATCACAGGAAGTTGACATTCCTTTAAAGAACAAAAACCCAGAATTACGTAATCCGTTCGTTATTCCAGGAATTAGAAATGTTAAAATTGAATCGCAATTAAATCCTAATTACAGTTTTGAAAACTTTTTAGAAGGAGATTCTAACCGTTTAGCTAGAAGTGCCGGATTGGCGGTAGCGGCTAAACCCGGAGGAACATCGTTTAACCCCCTACTTATTTTTGGTGGTGTTGGTTTAGGAAAAACCCACCTTGTACACGCTATTGGTGTGGATATTAAAGATAAGTATCCGGAAAAAACAGTTCTATATATCTCGGCTGAGAAGTTTACCCAACAGTATATTGATTCGGTTAAGAAAAATAATAGAAATGATTTTATTCACTTCTATCAAATTATTGACGTGTTAATTATTGACGACGTTCAATTCCTTTCTGGTAAAACAGGAACTCAGGATGTATTCTTCCATATCTTTAACCACTTACACCAAAACGGTAAACAGGTTATTTTAACCAGTGATAAAGCACCGGTAGATATGCAGGATATTGAACAACGTTTATTATCTCGTTTTAAGTGGGGACTTTCGGCAGAATTACAAACACCAGATTTCGAAACTCGTGTTTCTATCGTAAAAAATAAATTATATCGTGATGGTGTAGATATGCCAGACGAAATTATTGATTACGTAGCAAAAAATATTAAATCGAATGTACGTGAGCTTGAAGGTGCCATCATCTCTTTAATTGCTCAATCTTCTTTCAACAAAAAAGAAGTAACTATTGATTTAGCACGCATTGTTGTTGAGAAATTTGTTAAGAATACCAAACGTGAAGTATCTATCGACTATATTCAAAAAGTAGTTTCAGATTACTTCCAGATGGATGTAAGCACCTTACAATCGAAAACAAGAAAACGTCATATCGTACAAGCCAGACAATTAGCTATGTTTTTTGCGAAGAAATTTACAAAAGCATCGTTAGCTAGTATTGGTTCTCAAATTGGGAAACGTGACCACGCGACGGTATTACACGCTTGTAAAACCGTAGATAATTTAACATCAACAGACAAACAATTTAAAAAGTATGTTGATGATATTACAAAGAAACTGTCTGTTTAAAAACCTTTTTAAATGACTAAAATATTAATGGTTTGTTTGGGCAATATTTGCCGTTCGCCATTAGCCGAGGGGATTTTAAAATCCAAACTTCCTCAAAACACCTTTACAGTAGACTCCGCCGGAACGGCTAATTACCATTCCGGCAGTCAACCTGACCGCCGCTCGATAGCTGTTGCTAAAAAATACGGATTAGATATCTCAAATTTAAAAGCTCGACAATTTGTTGTTTCAGATTTCGATCGTTTTGATTATATCTATGTCATGGATGAATCAAATTACCAAGATGTCATCTCATTAGCTCGAAACGAAAGCGACAAAACAAAGGTTCTGTTTATTTTAAACGAAACATATCCTAACGAAAATCACCCTGTTCCCGACCCGTATTACGGAGGAAATGAGGGTTTCGAAAACGTCTATAATATGTTAGACGAAGCCTGTTCTATAATAGCTAAAAAACTTAATTAAAGTGAATACCAGAGGCGTTCTATATTTAATTCCAACCACATTGGGCGATAATGACCCTATGGACGTTTTGCCGCAAACCGTAAAACGTGTTATTGAACAAACGAACACGTTTATTGTTGAAAATGATAAAACAGCCAGACGCTTTATTAAAAAAATAACACCGGAAAAATCGCAGCCAGGCTTAAAAATGTTTCACCTGAACAAATTTACCGACCCTGCCGATTTACCTACTTTTATAGAGCCTTGCCTTAACGGAACCAATGTGGGACTATTATCGGAAGCCGGATGCCCTGGCGTTGCCGATCCTGGTGCCGATATTGTTAGTTTGGCACATAGACACAATATTAAAGTTGTTCCTTTAGTTGGTCCTTCTTCCATTTTAATGTCTGTTATGGCTTCCGGAATGAACGGACAAAGTTTCGCTTTTAATGGCTACTTACCTATCGACAAAGGCGAACGTAAAAACGAAATTAAACGATTAGAGCGCTTATCTTTCGATTATAATCAGTCGCAATTATTTATTGAAACACCATACAGAAACAATAAAATGCTGGAAGATTTATGCCAAATTCTTGAAAGTAACACGCAGATTTGTGTGGCTTGTGATATTACTTTGGATACCGAATTTATAAAAACACAATCTGCAGCTAGCTGGAAAAAAAATATCGTAGACCTTCATAAAAGACCTACGATATTCATAATTCATAAAAGCTAATATAACCTTTAAATTGCTTTTGCTTTCTTGTTAGGTTTTAGCGAAGAGGTATCATAACCTGAAAACTTTTTCATATAATACGCTACGTTTGTACCATAGCTGTCTTCAAAGTTATCCAAACCGTAACTTCTTAAATACTTCTTTACACTTCCAGGACCGGCTAAATGTGCCGCTGCTAAAATACCTGACTCGGTAACTAAAACACCATTAATTCGTTTTCCAACAAAATTCTTGATGTCTCTACGAAGCACCCATTTGTTACGCTCTGCATTAGCGATAAACGCACGCTCCTGTAACTCTGGGTTCTTTAAAAACTTGTTAGGATTGTTAATTCCTAATAATTTCAATGTACCTTTTCCAAATTGATATTTACCTAAATACCCTAAAGTATTCACAGTAAAATAATCACCGCCAGACTCTTTAAAACCAACGGCTTCTTTAAATCCTACAAAAGATTTCCCCAGATAAGGAGAAAACGTTTTGTTCACATCATTCGACGCCAAAACATTATCTTTAATGTCTTCGTCCGGACTTACAGTATAATTTAACTCTAAGCCAGCTGTTGAGTATTTACCTAAATTTACCGTTTCATCTGTTGTAAACGATAAGGACAATAGAATACATATTGTAACACTTAGGGCAATAAAAGTTGCAATACTTTTTCTCATAAACTTAAATTTCTTCAGCTCGGTAAAATGTACCTGATGAGCTTGAAAATTCAGCGTGCAAAATTATAAATTTTATTAATTATTTCAAAATTAATCGTTTATCTACTTTTTTTAGATGTAGAATAGATGAAATGCACATCCATTTTTATTAATTTCTAATGTAGGAAAAGGTATTTTTATGGTGTTAAAAACCTCGAAAACAGTTCGTAACAACTGTGACTTAGTTTGTAGCTTACTCAAGTCTACATCAAGACTTAAATAGTACTGACGATACCTATTGTAGTCTGGTAAATTTAAATTATTTTCTTCTGAAACGCCAGATAACATCCCATCAGCGCCATATCCAAACGCTAGATTCAGCCATTTCGGAAGCTTACTTTCTTTAAAAAAAGAACTTAAATTAACACTTAACCAATAGGTTTGTCCGTTATAATCTTTTAAAACACGTTCAAAAAAACCGTTTCCCAGTTTATCAGAACGTTGTGAAGCATACATTGTTTCATGATAAGAAAACTTTAACAGTATACGTTGCTCATTCCAAAGGAGTTGCTGCCCAACATACAGTCCGGTTCCTGAGGCATTCGCGATAATATCGCCCCAAGAAAAGCCCCATTCTTCGGAAAAACCATCGAGAACCTCAACGGCAGTAAGAAACCCAAAACCTAAAGTAGAACCATAAATTAACTGGTCTTTTTCACTCGCGCCACTCCAGTTTAAAAGGTCTGCGCCCAGTTTTCCCATTTGATAGGCTGTAAAAGCGTGCCCCATTTTATCCATTTGAAGCCATTCCTTATTATCATTTATGGTGTGAAATTTAGAATGCTCATAATCGGCATACCATAACTGGTTTAAACCAACCAATGTAATTCCTGCTAAAGAAGCCTCGCTTATTACAACAGCATTTCTTCTGGATGTATTTAAAGTATCGCCTGGGGTAAGAAAACGCTTTGTAGCAGATTGTGCAAAAGAAAAAAGGCTAACACATAAAAATAGCATTATATATGTTAGCCTTTTGTCTATCATTTAAGTTTTATGTATTATTTATTAATACCTTGGGAAGATAAATAACGCTGATATTCTCTCGCATTGGCATTATGCTGAGATAAGGTCTTTGCAAACTTATGAAACCCTAAACGCTGAGCATCAGCAGCGAAATACAAATAGCTATGCTTCTCAAAGTTTAAAACCGCATCAATCGCAGAAATATCAGGCATGGCAATTAATCCTGGTGGTAAACCTGCATTTTTATACGTGTTATAAGGTGAATCTATTTCTTTATGAACGTTAAGTACACGCTTTATCACGGTGTTTTTATATTCTGGTAATTGATAGGCTGCAAACTTTAACGTCGGGTCGGCTTGTAAAGGCATCCCGATACGTAATCTGTTCATATACACACCAGCAATTCTTGGTTGTTCACTAGCTTGTTTAGACTCTTCGTAAACAATAGACGCCAGTGTCATCACTTCCGCTTGCGATAAACCAATAGCTTTTGCTTTAGCTTTACGCGAATCGTTCCAGAAACGATTATACTCAGTAAGCATCCGCTCTCTGAATAATTTTGCAGATGAATTCCAGAAAAACTCATAACTATTCGGAATATACATACCCAAAGCTGAAGCCTTACTGAATTTATTTTCAGATAAAAATGCAGCATCCTTCATGGCTTCAACCAGCGATGTACTATCAGCTTCAATTTGAGAACTGATTCGTCCTGCTAACTTTTCTAAACTTTCCTGATTGTTAAAAGACAAAGTAATAGGCAAGTTTTTGCTTCGTATCGAGTTGATGATATCATTATTACTCATTCCTCTTTTGATAGCGAAACGACCGGCTTTTAAATTAGTTGTGTACTTTTTTTGTTTTGCTAACACGTCAAAAGAGTCTATATTTTCTAACAAGGGCTCCAACTGTTCTCTAACCTCTGGGTAAGTGGCGTTGGTTCTTACATATATATAAGCAGTATCGTTATTAAATGCTGTATTTGGCTTTAACATGGTGTTGTAAACAAAATAAGCAAAGTATGCTGCTCCAACCAAACCTAATAATGCTATGGCAACAAGTATTTTTTTTAAGTACATTTAATTATTTATAAGCTGAAATAAATATTCGTTTTTAAAAGATCTGTTAAAGTGAATCCAGTCTTTTTTAAGCCCAACTTCTTTAAACCCTTGTTTGGTAAAAAGGTTGATGCTCGCTTGGTTATCTTCTGAAATATTACAAAATAACTGATGCAAATCTAAATGTGTGAAACAATAATTAATCAATAATTTTAAAGCTTCACTACCAATACCTTTTGAGCGATCTTTCGGTTCCTTAACCAAAATACCAACTCCGGCACGTTTATTTTTAAAATCGAAGTCGAACAAATCTATCACCCCTAAAGTTTCATTTTTGTAATTACAGATAACCAGACGCAGTTGTTTAACCTCAAAAATATCTTTGTGAGCCTGCTCTAAATACTGTTTGATTACATATTTAGAATACGGTGTTTGTGTACAACTTAGTTCCCAAATAGATTCGTCGTTTTCAATAGCATGAATAAACTCTAAATCTTCAGGTTCCAGAGCACGTAAATAAATATGTTCTCCTTTTAAGGTAATCATATTGTTCCTTTGAAAACGTAGGTTGCTAGCCCGATAAGCCAAACGTTTTTGTAAATACCGTTCTCCACATCGAAACTTACCTGTAACTTTCCGCCTTCTACATTTAAATTAATTAAAGTACTGTCAGTTTCTCCTAATGTATGCATCGCAATGGCCACAGCTGTTACACCGGTTCCGCAAGACAAGGTTTCGTCCTCAACCCCACGCTCGTAAGTTCTAACTCGAAAGGTATCGTTATTAATCTTCTTTACAAAGTTAACGTTAGATCCTGCCTGATTATAAGGCTCACCATAACGAATTTGGGCTCCTTTAGTTTTAATATCGAAATCTTCTATGTTTTCTTCAAACTGAACATGGTGTGGCGATCCTGTATTTAAAAACACATGGTTTTCATATTGCTCAACTGTTTCAACATCTAACATTTGAAGTTTTACAATACCGTCTTTAATTTCAGCGTGATGTAACCCATCAATGGCCTCAAAAACAGCATGTTCTTTTATAACACCTAAATCTTTAGCAAAAGCCACTAAACAACGTCCGCCGTTCCCACACATGGTGCTTTCGTTTCCATCGGCATTGTAATAGACCATCTTAAAATCTAAATCGGGATGGTTTTCTAATAAAATTAATCCGTCTGCACCTATGCCAAAACGTCTGTCACATAAAAACGCGACGCGTTTGGTATCGTTTTTGTCGAACGTTTGCTGACGATTATCAATCATCACAAAATCGTTTCCTGTTCCTTGATATTTATAAAAAGTCTGTTGCATAATAGAGGGCAAATATAGGAATAATTAACCGTTTTTTCACGTGTTAAACCCGAGTTAAAATTGACGTTAAAAATCGTTAAAACAAAAAAAGGAACTCTATAAATAATTAATTTTAATCGTTCTTTAATCAGATTTTAATTGCTAAAATCTTCACCCAACAAAGGTTATACCTCTCAAAAACAAACCTGGCGAACATTTTAGCATTTATTGAATATTAACTAAAATAGATGATAATTATGAAGAAGATTTTCTCATTAGTATTAGTTTCAGCATTAGGTGGCGCTTTAACTCTAGGTGCCTACAAACTTTTTTTAGAGCCTGAAAACAAAATAGAAATTACAGCAGACTCTAATCCATCATTTTTACCAACAAGTAATATTAGTAATGTATTTAATACTGCTGCTGAGGCACCCGATTTAACAACGGCGGCCGAAAACACAGTTAATGCGGTTGTTCACGTTAAAAACGTGACCATTAGCACCGGACAAATGACGTTTCAGGATTTATTTTTAGGAAGAAGTCCGCAGCGGGCTCAAATGGGAACTGGCTCCGGAGTAATTATTAATGCAGATGGATACATCATCACTAATAATCATGTGATCAATAATTCAGATAAACTTACGGTTACACTAAATAACAACAAAACTTACGATGCCGAAATTGTAGGTTCTGATCCTAAAACCGACATTGCCTTGCTTAAAATTGATGCCGATGAAGACTTGCCTTATGTAACTTTTGCGGATTCAGACCAGGCTAAAATTGGCGAATGGGTATTGGCTGTGGGTAACCCTTTTAACTTAACCTCAACAGTTACAGCCGGTATTATTAGTGCAAAAGCCAGAGATTTATCGGGTAATTCTACACAGTCGTTTATCCAAACCGATGCCGCTGTAAATCCTGGAAACTCAGGTGGCGCCTTAGTAAATACCAATGGAGAGCTTATTGGTATTAATACTGCTATTTCATCTCAAACAGGTTCTTATATCGGATATTCGTTTGCGGTTCCAAGTAATATTGCCAGACGTGTTATTGAAGACATTATGGAATACGGCAATGTACAAAATGGTATTTTAGGCATTACCGGAGGTGCTTTAAACAGTGCTGCCGCAACCGATTTAGGTGTTAATGACACCGAAGGTATTTATGTTGCTGGTGTGGTTGAAGATTCTGGTGCCGATAAAGCCGGCATTAAAGAAGGTGATATTATTAAGGAAATAGACCGTATTAAAGTTTCTAAATTCTCCGATTTAACAGGACACATAGGTGCAAAACGTGTTGATGATATTGTGGAGCTTAAAATTTCCAGAGATGGTGAACTTAAAACCGTTAATGTAAAATTAACAAGAAACGAAACTTTAAATCTGCCTTTAGTTGGTATGGTTAAAAATGCTAAAAGAGAAGATTTAAAATCTTTAAACGCTACCAATGGTATTAAAATTATTGAATTAAATAAAGAATATGAATCGTACTGGAAGAAAAACGGTGTAGATGAAGGTTCTATTATCACATCCATTAACGATGTAAAAATAAATACGGTTGATGATGCACAGGAAGCTATTAAAAACAGATCTTCTTATGAACCGCTTCGCATAGAATTAATCAATTCTAAAGGAGAAAAAGAACGTTACAACTTCAGATAAAAACATTTAAATAATAATTGTCATTTAGCCTCTTAAAAAGTCTTTTTTTAAGAGGTTATTTTTTTGTTAAAATAGCTTACGAAAACGTTTGAAATATGATACTTTTGCCGAAACATTTATAAAAACTAAACTATCTCAAAGATGTCTTTTAACAAAAACTATGAAAAGGAATTAGCCTTTCAAGCAGATCGTAGAAGAGCCACCGTAGAATTCATTAAAATTGTAAGCGATTTATGGTACGACAAGTCTATAGAACTTGTTCTTTTTCGCAACCAACTAATCGACAGAAATGTGAGTCAAATTTTAAATCTGCACGAATACGCAGGTAAATTTGTTCAAAAACCAATCTCTATTTTCGATTCTGTTGAAATTGCACAAGCCATTAAATCGCTTGACATTGCCCCTGCTAAATTAGACATAGGTAAACTAACCTATGAATATCATTTAGAAGACACCAAGTACAACAACGCCAGCAGTTTTATTGCCGATAAACTAAAGGATGCCAACAAAAATGGTTCACTGCTTCCTAAAGATGTCATTCTTTACGGGTTTGGAAGAATTGGTCGTTTGGTAGCTCGTGAAATTCTGGCTCGTACAGGAAAAGGTAGTCAGTTAAGATTAAGAGCCATTGTAACTCGTGGAGCAATTGATGCTCAGGTTCTAGAAAAAAGAGCTGCCCTTTTACGTAACGATTCTGTACATGGTGAATTCTCTGGAACCGTATCGGTTGATGCAGCTAACAATGCACTAAGCATTAACGGAACAACTGTAAATATTATTTCGGCTAATACACCTGAAGAAATTGATTACACTAAATACGGCATTAACAACGCTTTAGTGATTGATAATACCGGTGCTTTTAGAGATGAAGAAGCTTTAAGCAGACATTTAAAATCGAGAGGTGTATCTAAAGTATTATTAACCGCTCCAGGAAAAGGTGTTCCAAATATTGTTCACGGTGTTAATCATTTAGATTACGACCCAAGTAAAGTTGATATTTTCTCTGCGGCATCTTGTACTACCAATGCCATCACACCTGTTTTAAAAGTAATTGAAGATACTTATGGCATTAAACATGGTCACCTTGAAACCATTCATGCTTATACTAACGACCAGAATTTAGTCGACAACTACCACAACAAATACCGTCGTGGTCGCGCAGCTGCGTTAAATATGGTTATTACTGAAACTGGTGCCGGAAGTGCTGTCGCAAAAGCTTTGCCTGAATTAGAAGGTAAATTAACATCGAATGCCATTCGTGTTCCTGTTCCAAATGGTTCGTTAGCCATTTTAAATCTTGAATTAAAAAATAAAACTTCTGTTGAACAGATGAACACCACACTAAAGAAATTTGCTTTAGAAGGCGATTTGGTTGAACAGATAAAATACGAATTAAGCGACGAGCTCGTTTCAAGTGATATTGTTGGCTGTTCAGCACCTTCAATTTTTGATAGCAAAGCCACTATTGTGCGTGCCGACGGAAAAAATGCCGTATTATATGTTTGGTACGATAACGAATATGGATACAGTCATCAAGTTATTAGACTTGCAAAATACATAGCGAAAGTAAGAAGGTATACTTATTATTAGTAGAAATTAAACCTATGACTAACAAAAAAGCCTCACTATAGTGAGGCTTTTTTGTTAGTATGGTATGTAAACCCATTTTATTGTTTTCGATAAATTTTCAATAACCAAATTTTCACCTTGAAAAAATGCAGTGTATTCAACGACATCTTCAACTCCATCAATCAGTTCATATTGATTTCCTGCCTTTCTCCATTTATTTAATTCAAAACCTGTACTGTTGCAAATTTCAGGTGTTGTTTCATAATTTTTAAAATCTCCTGTTGTAGTAAAATCGTATTTGATTATTAAATAAGTATACTCTGAACAACCCAGTTGTTCGGCTTTTTCTCCATTAGAATATATTTCGATGACTTGCCAATTACCAATTATTCTATCCTTTGTATCATCACTCGAACAAGAATTAAAAAGTATAAGGAATACAACAAATAAAAAGAATGTATTTTTCATAAGTAGGTTTTTAAATTGTAACAAAGAAACAAAATTTACTTACAAAACAATAATTAACTTAACTACTCATTAAACTAAAATAAGACACTATAACTATTATTAGTAGTCAAAACATCTAAATTATATTTATTAACGTATATTACAAAAAGCCTCACCTCGTGAGGCTTTTTGGCAATTTTACCTTTAACAGTAAACAATATTTTATAATTTAGTAACCCAATATTCAAAAATTACTTTAAAATGAACAAAATCAAGTATTTAGCTGTTTTTAGCTTTTTATTTACTGCGACTTTATTTGCGCAAACTGAGAATGACGAAGACAAATTATCTTTAAACAGCGGTACCATTGATAACCAATTTGAATATGCTATTCAGCGTTCCAATAATTACCAAGACTATAAAGTAATTAAAAAAACTTGGCTTTACACTTTAAAAGCACATACTCTGGATTCTCTTAATGCTATTCAAAAAAATCTTAACGACACCAAAGCTGTTGTTAATACTCAAGCAAAAGAAATAGACAATTTAAAAGCCAGCCTTTCTGAAACTCAAAACACTCTTAATGAAACCAATTTAGAAAAAGATAGCATGTCTTTATTTGGTATACAAATGAGTAAAGGCAGTTACAATGTACTTATGTGGTCTATTATCGGTGGGCTATTAGTGTTATTAGTGGTATTTATTTATAAATTTAAAAATAGTAATATTATTACCACTGAAGCCAGAAAAGCTCTTTCTGAAATAGAAGAGGAATTTGAAGAACACAGAAAAGTTGCCTTAGAGCGTGAGCAAAAAGTAAGACGTCAGCTTCAGGATGAAATCAACAAACACAAAAAGATTTAATTCTTTATAAAAACAACAAAAAAAGCCGGAGTGTAAACTCCGGCTTTTTTTGTTGTTTTCTTAAACACCCAATCGTTTTAAAACCTCATCCTTATAGGTTTCTCCAATAGGTATTTGTACTTTCTCTATAACCAGTTTGGTTTTTTGTAGTGCTTTAATAAAATTGATATTTACCGCATACGAGCGATGCACCCTAATAAAATGTTTTGCCGGTAATTTATCTAAAATATCCTTAAAACTCGATAAGGTTAAAATGGCTTTATCAGATTCTGAAGTATATATTTTGATATAGTCTTTAAGCCCTTGTATGTACTTTATACTTTCAGTGTTAATCTTAATATTTTCATACTCCGATTTTACAAAAATGAAATCATTTTCAACTGTCGAAACAGCTTCTGTTGAAGGCTTTTCAACTCTCAAGGTACTTCCCTGCTCCAATTCGTACTTCTCCTTAGCTCGTAAAACAGCTTTTAAAAACCTATGAAACGGTATAGGTTTCACCAGATAATCGGTCGCATTTAAGTTAAAACCGTCCAAGGCATACTGCGGATAAGCGGTGGTAAATATAAACTGAGGAATACTATCCAGCGTTTTCACTAAATCAATTCCTGTAAGGTTTGGCATTTCAATATCTAAAAACACCAAATCGACATGTTGTCTGTTTATTAAATTAATTGCTTCTAAGGGATTGGTACATTTTGCAACAATCTCTAAGCCTGCAATTTGCTTTACATAAGACTCAATAACATCGACCGCTAAAGGTTCATCGTCTATAATTACACATTTCATGTACGCTTTCCGTTTTAATTAGCTTAACTTCAAAGTTAAATCTACAGTAAAATGTTCACCAGTGTCTTCAACTTCTAAATTATGTTTTCCAGGGTAAAGCAAATCTAACCGTTCTCTGGTATTTTTTAATCCTATTCCTGAATGATTCCGATCTACTTTTGTTCTACCAATTAAATTTACACATTTAAAATGCAACTCGTCTTCATTAATATTAATTTCAATTTTCACCTCTGTATTGCCTTTAAAATCTGTGCCGTATTTAAAAGCGTTTTCTATGAATGAAATAAGTAACAACGGACGAATTTTTTGATTGGCTTCATTACCACGAATATTTAAAGTAACATTTTCATTTTTAGCAA includes the following:
- a CDS encoding lipocalin-like domain-containing protein, which codes for MKNTFFLFVVFLILFNSCSSDDTKDRIIGNWQVIEIYSNGEKAEQLGCSEYTYLIIKYDFTTTGDFKNYETTPEICNSTGFELNKWRKAGNQYELIDGVEDVVEYTAFFQGENLVIENLSKTIKWVYIPY
- a CDS encoding tRNA (guanine-N1)-methyltransferase, which produces MNKIKYLAVFSFLFTATLFAQTENDEDKLSLNSGTIDNQFEYAIQRSNNYQDYKVIKKTWLYTLKAHTLDSLNAIQKNLNDTKAVVNTQAKEIDNLKASLSETQNTLNETNLEKDSMSLFGIQMSKGSYNVLMWSIIGGLLVLLVVFIYKFKNSNIITTEARKALSEIEEEFEEHRKVALEREQKVRRQLQDEINKHKKI
- a CDS encoding LytR/AlgR family response regulator transcription factor, yielding MKCVIIDDEPLAVDVIESYVKQIAGLEIVAKCTNPLEAINLINRQHVDLVFLDIEMPNLTGIDLVKTLDSIPQFIFTTAYPQYALDGFNLNATDYLVKPIPFHRFLKAVLRAKEKYELEQGSTLRVEKPSTEAVSTVENDFIFVKSEYENIKINTESIKYIQGLKDYIKIYTSESDKAILTLSSFKDILDKLPAKHFIRVHRSYAVNINFIKALQKTKLVIEKVQIPIGETYKDEVLKRLGV